One genomic segment of Rhizorhabdus phycosphaerae includes these proteins:
- a CDS encoding FAD-binding protein, which yields MAGAVVWDREADVVVLGSGGAAMTAAITAHDFGAKDVVILERSGMVGGTTAMSGGMLWIPNNHHQQAAGIADSDEDIVTYLDSLAPGALDPETLWAFMQNGPEMLRYFDEKTPVRLHAFADFPDYQPYAPGAKPDGGRSLDNAAFSFARLGKWASRVNPSKMAYPLRGSLMEATRGTLDEQTLAEREAGDYRGLGQALAGSLFLAVIERNIPVEFETRARRLVKDGDRVVGVIAEDASGRTVHVRARRGVVIATGGFEWNETLVKAFLRGPLTGPVSVPENEGDGLLMAIEAGAQIANMQNAYWMQSTLEFKPQHRAAKPNYLLGSDERARPGAILVNRKGQRFVNEAANYNALGKSLHAFDAGTHSYANLPYWLIVDQRYKDKYHLFNAAPGAPAPAFAMKADTLEELARIAGIDGDGLRAQIERFNAMVRNGHDDEFHRGDNSYDNFYMWGDMEFEPPFRTLGVIDKPPFYAVKMEAGALGTAGGPKTNADAQVVDWQGNAIPGLYAAGNAMAAVLGDVYGGAGGTLGPGMTFGYIAGKHLGTHLPNH from the coding sequence GTGGCTGGAGCGGTTGTGTGGGACCGGGAAGCGGACGTCGTCGTCCTGGGGTCGGGCGGGGCGGCGATGACTGCAGCGATTACGGCCCATGATTTCGGGGCGAAGGATGTCGTGATCCTCGAACGCTCGGGCATGGTGGGTGGAACCACTGCAATGTCGGGCGGCATGCTCTGGATACCCAACAACCATCACCAGCAGGCAGCCGGGATCGCGGATTCGGATGAGGATATCGTCACCTATCTCGACTCGCTCGCGCCGGGGGCGCTCGATCCCGAGACGCTCTGGGCGTTCATGCAGAACGGCCCCGAGATGCTGCGCTACTTTGACGAGAAGACGCCGGTGCGCCTCCATGCCTTCGCCGACTTTCCGGACTATCAGCCCTATGCTCCCGGTGCGAAGCCCGATGGCGGGCGGTCGCTCGACAATGCCGCTTTCTCCTTCGCGCGGCTGGGCAAATGGGCGTCGCGGGTGAACCCCAGCAAGATGGCCTATCCGTTGCGCGGCAGCCTGATGGAAGCGACGCGCGGAACACTGGACGAGCAGACCCTCGCCGAGCGTGAGGCTGGCGACTATCGCGGATTGGGCCAGGCGCTCGCGGGCTCGCTGTTCCTGGCGGTGATCGAGCGGAATATCCCCGTGGAGTTCGAAACACGCGCCCGCCGCCTGGTCAAGGATGGCGACCGGGTCGTGGGCGTGATCGCCGAGGATGCGAGCGGCCGGACTGTCCATGTCCGGGCGCGGCGGGGCGTGGTCATCGCAACGGGCGGTTTCGAGTGGAACGAGACGCTGGTGAAGGCCTTCCTGCGCGGCCCTTTGACGGGGCCTGTCAGCGTTCCCGAGAATGAGGGCGACGGGCTGCTGATGGCGATCGAGGCCGGTGCGCAGATCGCCAATATGCAGAACGCTTACTGGATGCAGAGCACGCTGGAGTTCAAGCCGCAGCACCGTGCCGCCAAGCCCAATTATCTCCTGGGCTCCGACGAGCGCGCGCGGCCGGGCGCCATTCTCGTCAACCGCAAAGGGCAGCGCTTCGTCAACGAGGCCGCCAATTACAACGCGCTCGGCAAGTCGCTGCACGCCTTCGATGCCGGGACGCACAGCTATGCGAACCTGCCTTACTGGTTGATCGTCGACCAGCGCTACAAGGACAAATATCACCTGTTCAATGCCGCACCCGGCGCGCCGGCGCCTGCCTTCGCGATGAAGGCCGATACGCTCGAGGAACTGGCGCGGATCGCGGGCATCGACGGCGACGGGCTGCGCGCGCAGATCGAACGCTTCAATGCGATGGTCCGTAACGGCCATGACGACGAGTTCCACCGTGGCGACAACAGCTATGACAATTTCTACATGTGGGGCGACATGGAGTTCGAGCCGCCCTTCCGCACGCTGGGCGTGATCGACAAACCGCCTTTCTATGCGGTGAAGATGGAGGCGGGGGCGCTGGGAACGGCGGGCGGCCCCAAGACCAATGCCGATGCGCAGGTGGTCGACTGGCAGGGCAATGCGATCCCCGGTCTCTATGCCGCGGGTAATGCGATGGCGGCCGTGTTGGGCGATGTCTATGGCGGCGCGGGTGGCACGCTCGGCCCAGGCATGACCTTCGGCTACATCGCCGGCAAGCATCTGGGGACGCATCTGCCGAACCATTGA
- a CDS encoding c-type cytochrome, which translates to MSKSKSISALCLAGLALAAGGAVAAVAQSGPAGDADGAFVTAAKFSEPTGEAMYRRVCAGCHMPKGEGVSNGAGFYPALAANPKLEAGGYPVYILLNGMNGMPALGRMMTDQQVAEVVNYVRTHFGNNYGDAVTAEEVKALR; encoded by the coding sequence ATGAGCAAGAGTAAGAGCATTTCTGCCCTCTGTCTCGCCGGGCTGGCGCTCGCGGCGGGCGGCGCCGTGGCTGCGGTCGCGCAGAGCGGCCCCGCCGGTGATGCCGACGGCGCCTTCGTGACCGCCGCGAAGTTCAGTGAACCGACCGGAGAAGCTATGTACCGGCGGGTCTGTGCCGGTTGTCATATGCCGAAGGGCGAGGGGGTTTCCAACGGGGCCGGCTTCTACCCGGCGCTGGCGGCCAATCCCAAGCTGGAGGCAGGGGGCTATCCCGTCTATATATTGCTCAACGGTATGAACGGCATGCCTGCTCTTGGGCGCATGATGACCGACCAGCAGGTGGCCGAGGTGGTCAACTATGTCAGAACGCACTTCGGCAATAATTATGGTGATGCAGTCACCGCCGAAGAGGTGAAGGCGCTCCGCTGA
- a CDS encoding flavin monoamine oxidase family protein, which yields MAEEQVGGMTKRDLLALIGKAGGASAMYMAMSSLGHAAPTPFKGPIDLAGGAKGASVLILGAGVAGMTAALELSRAGYKVQVLEYNDRIGGRCWTLKGGDTYTELGGATQKCTFASGNYINPGPWRIPWQHRGIMHYCQQLGVALEPFQQLNYNAYLHSTKAFGGKPQRYSTIQADFYGHVGELLAKSVKKSALTDEVSTEDSAILLEALKSWGALDSSYRYVKGPESSGRRGWKKNPGGGLTAEPIPSDPLDLSTVLKSGLWRGIGQHLTNDHQYAIFQPVGGMEQVAKGFERAVGHLVRLNSKVKAIRQSETGVTVDYVDTVKGDQLTAKADWCICTIPLSILSQIEMNVGPELNAAIHAVPYMPSVKTGIEFKRRFWEQDEQIYGGITTTDLPIGQISYPSYNYGSKGPGTLLAAYAYGAYAYEFTSLSPEERVRLTLDWGAQIHPQYREEFVSGVSVGWHRVPWTQGCFGIWTEESRAQHYKNLCQLDGRIVLAGEHASYVGGWQEGGITSALDAIGRLHQRVQAA from the coding sequence ATGGCCGAAGAGCAAGTCGGGGGCATGACCAAGCGGGACTTGCTGGCGCTGATCGGTAAGGCTGGGGGGGCCTCCGCCATGTATATGGCGATGTCGAGCCTCGGCCACGCAGCACCGACGCCGTTCAAGGGGCCCATCGATCTCGCCGGCGGGGCCAAGGGCGCATCGGTCCTCATTCTCGGCGCGGGTGTCGCGGGGATGACGGCGGCGCTCGAGCTCAGCCGCGCCGGCTACAAGGTCCAGGTGCTCGAGTATAATGATCGTATCGGCGGGCGCTGCTGGACGCTGAAGGGCGGAGACACGTACACCGAGCTTGGCGGCGCCACCCAGAAATGCACCTTCGCGTCGGGTAACTACATCAATCCCGGTCCATGGCGTATCCCTTGGCAGCATCGCGGGATCATGCACTATTGCCAGCAACTCGGTGTCGCGCTGGAGCCCTTTCAACAGCTCAACTACAATGCCTATCTGCACTCGACCAAGGCGTTCGGGGGCAAGCCGCAGCGCTACAGCACGATCCAGGCCGACTTTTACGGCCATGTCGGCGAGCTTCTTGCCAAGTCGGTCAAGAAGAGCGCGCTGACCGACGAAGTCAGCACCGAGGATAGCGCCATCCTGCTGGAAGCGCTGAAGAGCTGGGGCGCGCTCGATTCCAGTTATCGCTATGTCAAAGGCCCGGAATCATCGGGTCGGCGCGGATGGAAGAAGAATCCAGGCGGCGGTCTGACGGCCGAACCGATCCCGTCCGATCCGCTCGATCTGTCCACGGTGCTCAAGTCCGGCTTGTGGCGCGGCATCGGCCAGCATCTGACCAACGACCATCAATATGCGATCTTCCAGCCCGTGGGCGGCATGGAGCAGGTTGCCAAGGGTTTTGAACGCGCCGTCGGTCATCTGGTCCGGCTGAACAGCAAGGTGAAGGCGATCCGCCAGTCCGAAACCGGTGTGACCGTCGACTATGTCGATACGGTCAAGGGCGACCAGCTGACGGCCAAAGCCGACTGGTGCATCTGCACGATCCCTCTGTCGATCCTCAGCCAGATCGAGATGAACGTCGGACCTGAACTGAACGCCGCGATCCACGCGGTGCCCTATATGCCGAGCGTCAAGACCGGCATCGAGTTCAAACGACGCTTCTGGGAACAGGACGAGCAGATCTACGGCGGCATTACCACGACCGACCTTCCGATCGGGCAGATCAGCTATCCCAGTTACAATTACGGTTCGAAGGGGCCGGGGACGCTGCTCGCCGCTTATGCCTATGGCGCCTATGCCTATGAATTCACGAGCCTGTCGCCCGAGGAACGGGTGCGCCTGACCCTCGATTGGGGCGCGCAGATCCACCCGCAATATCGCGAGGAGTTCGTCAGCGGCGTGTCGGTAGGCTGGCACCGCGTGCCGTGGACGCAAGGTTGCTTCGGCATCTGGACCGAGGAGAGCCGGGCGCAGCATTACAAGAATCTGTGCCAGCTCGACGGGCGCATCGTGCTGGCCGGCGAACATGCCTCCTATGTCGGCGGCTGGCAGGAGGGCGGCATAACTTCTGCGCTCGACGCGATCGGGCGGCTGCATCAGCGGGTTCAGGCGGCGTGA
- a CDS encoding efflux RND transporter permease subunit: MSRFFIARPILACVVAIITILVGVVALTTMSIEQFPDIAPPQVNVNATYPGASATTLETSVTQVIEQQLTGIDGLLYFSATSSAQGQVQITVVFAKGTNPDIAQVQVQNKVQQAMGRLPQAVQEQGVTVTKSNPDQLLIATIFDTTDRSTNIDVADFMVSRLQDPIGRIPGVGQTTVFGTQYAMRIWLDPNKLAANALMPGDVIQAVASQNVEVAAGVVGGLPSPAGQLLNATITAQSRLTSPEEFARIVVKSTADGASVLLSDVARIELGAESYNVVSRVNRHPGAGMGISLAPGADALITARLVKAEIEKQAKDFPRGFTYAYANDTTAFLEKSVEDVVHTLFEAVVLVVLVIFIFLQSWRATLIPAIAVPVVLLGTFAVLAMVGYSINTLTLFGMVLAIGLLVDDAIVVVENVERLMHENPGMSPREATILSMQEIQGALVAIALVLSAVFLPMAFFGGSTGVIYRQFSVTIVSAMALSVLVALILSPALTSTLLKPREGGEGSGRLARWSLAFHHWFEPRFARLTERYHARLTWTIGRRRGAMLVYGAMVILLGLLFVRLPTGFLPSEDQGFAQLQYTLPAGATLERTRAAQRQIEDYLLGQEGKNIKTLLTVAGAGSGGNASGQNAGRGFMSLINWDDRPGAQRTANAVARRATQALGGYRDLEFYALVPSVVRGLGQSSGFTAELQNSSGMPRDAFLTIRDAVLAEARKDPLLTNVRLSTLPDQPTLRITTDNQKLSALGVSVADANATLAAAWGGRYVNDFVDRGRVKRVYVQADAPFRSRPEDVDLWHVRGNAGQMVPFSAFAAISWNQAPTSLTRFNGIPNFEINGQAAPGSSSGQAMAAIEAIIGKYPGVSLAWAGASFQERLAGGQAWILYVLALLVVFLCLAGLYESWSVPVAVLFVIPLGLLGAILAVSFRGLQNDVYLQIGLVTTMGLAAKNAILMIEFAERSVREGRGAVEAVLDAARIRLRPILMTSSAFIFGVLPLVVATGPGANSRIAIGTSVLGGMVSATLLAVFYIPLGFILVHQQVERWRVWRSRGN, translated from the coding sequence ATGTCCCGCTTTTTCATAGCCCGGCCGATCCTGGCCTGCGTCGTTGCCATCATCACCATATTGGTAGGGGTGGTGGCCCTGACGACGATGTCGATCGAGCAGTTTCCCGACATCGCGCCGCCGCAGGTGAACGTCAACGCCACCTATCCGGGGGCGTCGGCCACCACGCTCGAAACCAGCGTGACGCAGGTGATCGAGCAGCAACTGACCGGCATCGACGGTCTGCTTTATTTCAGCGCGACCTCCAGCGCCCAGGGGCAGGTTCAGATCACCGTCGTTTTCGCCAAGGGAACCAACCCCGACATCGCCCAGGTCCAGGTGCAGAACAAGGTCCAGCAGGCGATGGGGCGGCTGCCCCAGGCGGTGCAGGAGCAGGGCGTCACCGTCACCAAGTCCAATCCCGATCAGCTGCTGATTGCCACCATATTCGACACCACCGATCGTTCGACCAACATCGATGTGGCCGACTTCATGGTGTCGCGCCTGCAGGACCCGATCGGGAGGATCCCCGGCGTGGGACAAACCACCGTCTTCGGCACCCAATATGCGATGCGCATCTGGCTGGATCCCAACAAGCTGGCGGCCAACGCGCTGATGCCGGGCGACGTCATACAGGCGGTCGCTTCGCAGAATGTCGAGGTCGCGGCGGGCGTGGTCGGCGGCCTTCCGAGCCCGGCTGGGCAGTTGCTCAATGCCACCATCACCGCACAGTCACGCCTGACCTCACCCGAAGAGTTTGCGCGCATCGTCGTCAAGTCGACGGCGGACGGAGCATCCGTGCTCCTGTCCGACGTCGCCCGGATCGAACTGGGCGCGGAGAGCTACAATGTCGTCAGCCGGGTCAACCGGCACCCGGGCGCGGGCATGGGTATCTCGCTCGCGCCCGGCGCCGACGCGCTGATCACGGCCCGGCTGGTCAAGGCCGAGATCGAGAAGCAGGCCAAGGATTTCCCGCGCGGCTTCACCTATGCCTATGCGAACGACACGACCGCGTTCCTGGAGAAGTCGGTCGAGGATGTCGTGCACACGCTGTTCGAAGCGGTGGTGCTCGTCGTGCTGGTGATCTTCATCTTTCTCCAGAGCTGGCGGGCGACCCTCATCCCGGCGATCGCGGTGCCGGTGGTGCTGCTGGGGACCTTCGCCGTCCTCGCGATGGTGGGCTATTCGATCAACACGCTCACCCTCTTCGGCATGGTGCTGGCGATCGGTCTGCTGGTCGACGATGCGATCGTCGTGGTCGAGAATGTCGAGCGGCTGATGCACGAAAATCCGGGCATGTCTCCGCGCGAAGCAACGATCCTTTCGATGCAGGAGATCCAGGGCGCGCTGGTGGCGATCGCGCTGGTGCTGTCGGCGGTGTTCCTGCCCATGGCCTTTTTCGGCGGATCGACGGGCGTCATCTATCGTCAGTTCTCGGTGACGATCGTGTCGGCGATGGCACTGTCGGTGCTGGTTGCCCTGATCCTCAGCCCCGCGCTGACCTCGACGTTGCTCAAGCCGCGCGAGGGCGGGGAGGGCAGTGGCCGGCTCGCGCGCTGGAGCCTCGCTTTCCACCACTGGTTCGAGCCGCGTTTCGCTCGACTCACCGAACGCTATCATGCGCGACTGACCTGGACGATCGGCCGGCGCCGGGGTGCCATGCTCGTCTATGGGGCCATGGTCATCCTGCTCGGGCTGCTGTTCGTCCGCCTTCCAACCGGCTTTCTCCCGAGCGAGGATCAGGGGTTCGCGCAGCTGCAATATACCCTGCCTGCCGGCGCGACGCTCGAGCGCACCCGCGCCGCGCAGAGGCAAATAGAGGACTATCTGCTCGGCCAGGAGGGCAAGAATATCAAGACGCTCCTGACCGTCGCGGGGGCCGGCAGCGGCGGCAATGCCAGCGGGCAGAATGCAGGGCGCGGCTTCATGTCGCTGATCAACTGGGACGATCGACCCGGGGCGCAACGCACCGCCAACGCGGTAGCCCGGCGGGCGACGCAGGCCCTGGGCGGCTATCGCGATCTCGAATTCTACGCGCTCGTGCCGTCGGTCGTGCGCGGTCTCGGCCAGTCTTCGGGCTTCACCGCCGAACTGCAGAACAGCAGCGGCATGCCCCGCGACGCCTTTCTGACGATCCGCGACGCCGTCCTGGCGGAAGCGCGCAAGGATCCGCTGCTGACCAATGTGCGGCTGTCGACCTTGCCCGACCAGCCCACGCTGCGGATCACCACCGATAACCAGAAGCTCTCGGCGCTCGGCGTGTCGGTCGCCGATGCCAATGCCACGTTGGCAGCGGCCTGGGGCGGGCGATATGTGAACGACTTCGTCGATCGCGGGCGCGTCAAGCGCGTCTATGTCCAGGCCGATGCGCCGTTCCGGTCGCGGCCCGAGGATGTCGATCTCTGGCATGTGCGCGGCAATGCGGGGCAGATGGTACCTTTCTCCGCATTTGCCGCCATTTCCTGGAACCAGGCGCCGACCTCGCTGACACGCTTCAACGGCATTCCCAATTTCGAGATCAACGGACAGGCGGCGCCGGGATCAAGCTCCGGCCAGGCGATGGCGGCGATCGAGGCGATCATCGGCAAATATCCGGGGGTGTCGCTCGCCTGGGCCGGAGCGTCCTTTCAGGAGCGGCTCGCTGGCGGGCAGGCGTGGATCCTCTACGTGCTCGCGCTGCTGGTGGTGTTTCTCTGCCTTGCGGGGTTGTACGAAAGCTGGTCCGTTCCCGTCGCGGTGTTGTTCGTGATCCCGCTCGGCCTGCTCGGCGCGATCCTGGCTGTTTCGTTCAGGGGACTTCAGAACGATGTCTATCTCCAGATCGGGCTGGTCACGACCATGGGGCTTGCCGCGAAGAATGCGATCCTGATGATCGAATTCGCCGAGCGGTCGGTGCGTGAGGGGCGCGGCGCGGTCGAAGCCGTGCTGGACGCCGCGCGCATCCGCCTGCGCCCGATCCTGATGACCAGCTCGGCCTTCATCTTCGGCGTGCTGCCGCTGGTCGTGGCGACGGGGCCGGGCGCAAACAGCCGTATCGCAATCGGCACCTCGGTTCTGGGCGGGATGGTGTCGGCCACCTTGCTGGCGGTCTTCTACATCCCGCTCGGTTTCATTCTGGTTCACCAGCAAGTCGAACGCTGGCGCGTCTGGCGCTCTCGGGGCAACTGA
- a CDS encoding efflux RND transporter periplasmic adaptor subunit, protein MKPARIIETSRRRVPTLLLVAVATLSLAGCSAREERDKGPPEVGYRTMRYQDVPLEAELPGRTTAVREAEVRPQITGVIRRRLFEEGQFVRAGQPLYEIDPSLYQTAVRQASANLAAAEALAKATRKRADRLTPLANAQAVSQQDFDDAVATSLQAAASVAQNRAALETARINLRFTTVPAPVSGIVGRSLLTEGALVSINQVEPLARISVLDPINVDIQQNATELFRLRRIALRDGGKMGVEVRLKLDDGEIYPTVGRLQFSEVSVATGTSTVTLRARFDNPDNLLMPGMFVRAMLVKGVQRGVMLVPQSALGRDAQGRAQVLLVGKGDKAEQRLVTAERTVGSNWVVTAGLKPGDKLITQGLGKARPDQPVKAVPDTTPQRPKSAKDKAAR, encoded by the coding sequence TTGAAGCCCGCACGGATTATTGAAACGTCGCGTCGTCGCGTTCCGACGTTGCTGCTGGTGGCGGTGGCGACGCTGTCGCTCGCCGGCTGCTCCGCGCGCGAGGAGCGCGACAAGGGGCCGCCCGAAGTCGGCTATCGCACGATGCGCTACCAGGACGTGCCCCTCGAGGCGGAACTGCCCGGACGGACCACGGCGGTGCGCGAGGCGGAGGTGCGGCCACAGATCACGGGGGTCATCCGCCGACGGCTGTTCGAGGAGGGGCAGTTCGTCCGCGCCGGACAGCCGCTCTACGAGATCGATCCCAGCCTGTACCAGACCGCCGTGCGGCAGGCCTCCGCCAATCTGGCGGCGGCCGAGGCACTGGCCAAGGCGACGCGGAAGCGCGCCGATCGCCTGACCCCGCTCGCCAATGCGCAGGCGGTGTCGCAGCAGGACTTCGACGATGCCGTGGCGACTTCGCTTCAGGCGGCTGCGTCGGTCGCGCAGAATCGCGCGGCGCTGGAGACGGCGCGGATAAATCTGCGCTTCACCACCGTGCCTGCGCCAGTGTCGGGCATCGTCGGCCGATCGCTGCTGACCGAAGGCGCGCTGGTCAGCATCAATCAGGTCGAGCCGCTGGCCCGGATCAGCGTGCTCGATCCGATCAATGTCGACATCCAGCAGAACGCGACCGAGCTGTTCCGCCTGCGGCGGATCGCCCTTCGGGACGGCGGGAAAATGGGCGTGGAAGTCCGCCTGAAGCTCGACGACGGCGAAATCTACCCGACGGTCGGGCGCCTCCAGTTCTCCGAAGTCTCCGTGGCGACCGGAACCAGCACGGTGACCCTCCGGGCGCGGTTCGACAATCCCGACAATCTGCTGATGCCGGGCATGTTCGTGCGGGCGATGCTGGTGAAGGGGGTGCAACGCGGTGTCATGCTGGTGCCGCAGAGCGCGCTGGGGCGCGACGCACAGGGGCGGGCGCAGGTGTTGCTGGTGGGCAAGGGCGACAAGGCCGAGCAACGCCTCGTCACGGCTGAACGCACTGTCGGCAGCAATTGGGTGGTGACCGCCGGGCTGAAACCCGGCGACAAGCTGATCACGCAGGGGCTGGGCAAGGCGCGGCCCGATCAGCCGGTGAAGGCGGTGCCCGATACGACGCCGCAACGGCCCAAGTCGGCCAAGGACAAGGCGGCGCGCTGA
- a CDS encoding acylase: MIRRDMAKHRASITANFIRGISIILCAALGDVAHAAERHGEILWDRYGVPHVYAKSEADAFRGFGWAQAHSHGNVILRLYGLARGRGAEYWGAEHLADDRWTLSHGIAERAAEWYRLQTPGFRADLDAFAAGINDYAAANPQALDPEVRRVLPVTGTDVIAHALRLVNYVYIASRQKTLGEEPAGGSNAWAVAPSRSASGNAMLLANPHLPWAPGQYTYYEAQISAPGFSIYGATQVGLPIIRFAFTDKIGFTNTVNTILGSTTYRLTLQDGGYVLDGKVRPFDLRTRELLVREPDGQLRSERLTIRSTVHGPVFETADGDTVAVHVAGLDRPGMLQQYFDMARASGLDEFVSILRRMQIPMFNIVYADRDGHILYMDNGILPRRRKGSFADWSRPVPGDDSADLVTAVHGYDDLPKVIDPPSGFVQNANDPPWTPTWPQPYRATDFPAYVAPPGPMSLRAQMSVRQLLGTDRLTFDQLLARKHDTTALLAGRVLPDMLPAALASSDPMVRSAGAVLAAWDGRFEADSRGALLFESWARLFMGSRFTDDASFARRWDAQSPIDTPSGVGDVAKALLLLRQAADTTIAQFGALDRPFGEVSRFAIGDVDRPGNGGFGNLGLFRTITWGPLRNGRRTPTAGETWVALIEFGQKPKAMGVMSYGNSSQPGSPHRSDQLDLISRKQLRTLWTERAQVEANLEARTDY; encoded by the coding sequence ATGATCCGGCGTGACATGGCCAAGCATCGAGCAAGTATAACAGCCAATTTTATTCGCGGAATCAGTATCATCCTTTGCGCGGCCCTCGGCGACGTCGCTCATGCCGCGGAACGCCATGGGGAAATCCTCTGGGACCGCTACGGCGTGCCGCATGTCTATGCGAAGAGCGAGGCAGACGCCTTTCGCGGCTTCGGATGGGCGCAGGCGCACAGCCACGGCAATGTGATTCTGCGACTCTATGGCCTCGCGCGGGGGCGCGGCGCCGAATATTGGGGGGCCGAGCATCTCGCCGACGATCGCTGGACTCTCTCTCATGGCATAGCGGAGCGGGCGGCCGAATGGTACCGGTTGCAGACGCCCGGTTTCCGCGCGGATCTCGACGCATTCGCTGCGGGCATCAACGATTATGCCGCAGCCAATCCCCAGGCCCTGGATCCCGAAGTACGACGCGTGCTGCCGGTCACTGGCACCGACGTGATCGCGCACGCGCTGCGGCTCGTGAACTATGTCTACATCGCGTCACGGCAAAAGACGCTGGGGGAGGAGCCGGCTGGCGGCTCCAACGCCTGGGCGGTCGCACCGTCGCGCTCGGCCAGCGGCAACGCGATGCTGCTCGCCAATCCGCACCTGCCCTGGGCGCCGGGGCAATATACCTATTATGAGGCGCAGATCAGCGCGCCGGGTTTCTCGATCTATGGCGCCACGCAGGTCGGGCTGCCGATCATCCGCTTTGCCTTTACCGACAAGATCGGCTTCACCAACACGGTCAACACCATCCTCGGCTCGACGACCTATCGGCTGACGCTGCAGGATGGGGGCTATGTGCTCGACGGCAAGGTCCGTCCGTTCGACCTGCGCACACGCGAACTGCTCGTGCGCGAGCCGGACGGGCAGTTGCGGAGTGAGCGGCTGACGATCCGCTCGACCGTCCACGGTCCCGTTTTCGAAACGGCCGACGGCGACACCGTGGCGGTCCATGTCGCGGGCCTTGATCGGCCTGGCATGCTCCAGCAGTATTTCGACATGGCGCGGGCATCGGGCCTGGATGAGTTCGTCTCGATCCTGCGCCGGATGCAGATCCCGATGTTCAACATCGTCTATGCCGATCGCGACGGGCACATCCTGTACATGGACAACGGCATATTGCCCCGGCGGCGTAAGGGCAGTTTCGCCGACTGGTCGCGGCCGGTGCCGGGTGACGATTCCGCGGACCTTGTCACCGCCGTCCATGGCTATGATGACCTGCCGAAGGTGATCGATCCGCCGAGCGGCTTCGTCCAGAATGCGAACGACCCGCCATGGACGCCGACCTGGCCGCAGCCTTACCGCGCGACCGACTTCCCTGCTTATGTCGCGCCGCCGGGGCCGATGTCGCTGCGCGCGCAGATGTCGGTGCGCCAGCTGCTCGGTACCGACCGGCTGACCTTCGACCAGTTGCTGGCGCGCAAGCACGATACGACTGCGCTGCTCGCCGGGCGGGTCCTGCCGGACATGCTTCCCGCCGCGCTGGCCTCTTCCGATCCAATGGTACGGAGCGCGGGCGCGGTGCTGGCCGCATGGGATGGCCGTTTCGAGGCGGACTCGCGGGGGGCCCTGCTGTTCGAGAGCTGGGCGCGGCTCTTCATGGGATCCCGCTTCACCGATGACGCATCCTTCGCCCGGCGCTGGGACGCGCAATCGCCGATCGATACGCCCAGCGGGGTCGGTGACGTGGCGAAGGCACTGCTTCTGCTGCGGCAGGCAGCCGACACCACCATCGCCCAATTCGGTGCGCTCGACCGTCCCTTCGGTGAGGTCTCGCGCTTCGCGATCGGCGATGTCGACCGGCCGGGCAATGGCGGCTTCGGCAATCTCGGCCTGTTCCGCACGATCACATGGGGGCCTCTGCGCAACGGCCGCCGCACGCCCACGGCCGGCGAAACCTGGGTCGCCCTGATCGAATTCGGACAGAAGCCCAAGGCGATGGGCGTGATGAGCTATGGCAACAGCAGCCAGCCCGGCTCTCCCCATCGCAGCGACCAGCTCGATCTCATTTCCCGCAAACAACTCCGCACGCTCTGGACCGAGCGCGCTCAGGTAGAGGCCAATCTTGAAGCCCGCACGGATTATTGA
- a CDS encoding UrcA family protein, which translates to MKNLVVALSAACLLALPAAVSAEGRQPVSFKTSVEGVNLLDPVAVEQFRNRMTREIAAMCEPEDRVGGDGQPDWRCRREMNASLDAALRTAAENNSVRVAAN; encoded by the coding sequence ATGAAGAACTTGGTTGTCGCACTGTCGGCGGCTTGCCTTCTGGCGCTGCCCGCCGCCGTTTCGGCCGAGGGCCGTCAGCCGGTGTCGTTCAAGACGTCGGTCGAAGGTGTCAATCTGCTCGATCCCGTCGCCGTCGAACAGTTCCGGAACCGCATGACGCGCGAAATCGCCGCCATGTGCGAGCCGGAAGATCGCGTCGGCGGCGATGGTCAGCCCGATTGGCGCTGCCGTCGCGAGATGAACGCCAGCCTCGACGCGGCGCTCCGCACCGCAGCCGAGAATAACTCGGTGCGCGTCGCCGCGAACTGA